In the genome of Bradyrhizobium sp. CIAT3101, one region contains:
- a CDS encoding acyl-CoA dehydrogenase, giving the protein MDLNLTDEQRLLRESAERFVAESYDADHRRKTANDPLGFSPAVWKQFAELGWLALPIPEEFDGLGGGPVEIGILMEAFGRGLVSEPYVATVVLGAALIERCGSTAQKQASLPKIADGSLKLAFAHSERAARFDLAKVATSATKTAQGWRLAGSKIAVLDGHAADEIIVSAHLHDHHGPSGRIGLFLVPATAPGLSISDYPRLGGGRACNIELSDVQLPADALLGDGKDALPAIEWAVDRTMAALGAEAVGIMQTLLDTTLDYTKIRKQFGRPLSANQVIRHRLADMAIQVDEARSMALRAALKADSAPVERARAASAAKAKIGKCARFVGEQSIQLHGGMGVTEELEVGAYFKRLVAFDTLFGGSAHHYGRHAQLGRTTQPA; this is encoded by the coding sequence ATGGATCTCAATCTCACCGACGAGCAACGGCTGCTGCGCGAGAGTGCGGAACGCTTCGTGGCCGAGAGCTACGATGCCGACCACCGCCGCAAGACGGCCAACGATCCACTCGGCTTCAGCCCCGCGGTGTGGAAGCAGTTCGCCGAGCTCGGCTGGCTGGCGCTGCCGATCCCTGAAGAGTTTGACGGGCTCGGCGGCGGGCCGGTCGAGATCGGCATCTTGATGGAGGCGTTCGGCCGTGGGCTGGTGTCCGAGCCCTATGTCGCAACGGTCGTGCTCGGCGCTGCACTGATCGAGCGATGCGGCAGCACCGCGCAGAAGCAGGCGAGCCTGCCCAAGATCGCAGACGGCTCATTGAAGCTCGCGTTTGCGCATTCCGAGCGCGCCGCGCGGTTCGACCTGGCAAAGGTCGCGACATCAGCGACCAAGACGGCGCAGGGCTGGCGTCTTGCCGGCAGCAAGATCGCCGTGCTCGACGGCCATGCCGCCGACGAGATCATCGTCTCCGCGCATCTGCACGATCATCACGGACCATCGGGGCGGATCGGCCTGTTTCTGGTGCCGGCGACGGCGCCGGGGCTTTCGATCTCCGACTATCCGCGCCTCGGCGGCGGGCGCGCCTGCAACATCGAGCTCTCCGATGTGCAGCTGCCGGCAGATGCCCTGCTCGGCGATGGCAAGGACGCGCTGCCGGCGATCGAATGGGCCGTCGACCGCACCATGGCTGCGCTCGGCGCTGAAGCCGTCGGCATCATGCAGACGCTGCTCGACACCACGCTCGACTACACCAAGATCAGGAAGCAATTCGGCCGGCCGTTGTCCGCCAACCAGGTGATCCGCCATCGCCTCGCCGACATGGCCATCCAGGTGGACGAAGCCCGCTCCATGGCCCTGCGCGCCGCGCTGAAGGCCGATAGCGCGCCGGTCGAACGGGCCCGCGCCGCTTCGGCTGCGAAGGCGAAGATCGGCAAATGCGCCCGCTTCGTCGGCGAGCAGTCGATCCAGCTCCACGGCGGCATGGGCGTCACCGAGGAGCTCGAGGTCGGCGCCTATTTCAAGCGGCTCGTCGCCTTCGACACGCTGTTCGGCGGCAGCGCGCATCATTACGGCCGCCATGCCCAGCTCGGCCGCACCACTCAACCTGCCTGA
- a CDS encoding acyl-CoA dehydrogenase family protein, which produces MDLSFNAEERAFQSEVRGFIAKNLTEEMKRATALTPSVFSDPDIGMAWQRALHKQGWGAPGWPMDHGGPDWTPAQRWIFESECARAGVPNVNVMGVKMVGPVIIGFGSPEQKNFYLPRILSGEDYWCQGYSEPGSGSDLSSLKTRAVRDGDDYIINGTKIWTTHAHHANRMFALVRTSDGPRQQDGISFILIDMKTPGITTRPILTIGGDHEVNQVFFDDVRVPVANRVGDEGKGWTYGKYLLEFERGSGIASAKLREGLRAITELAESDLTGRAIDSPDIASRISEVEIDIDALEMTELRVLSALQTGQNPGAVSSILKLRNSEIRQAVTKLGVDVIGHDALAVEPMRPLYKLNHEPALPEDMLTVVPEYLNGRAYTIFGGTSEIQRDIIAKMMLGI; this is translated from the coding sequence ATGGACCTGTCGTTCAATGCCGAGGAGCGCGCCTTCCAGAGCGAGGTGCGCGGTTTCATCGCCAAAAATCTCACCGAGGAGATGAAACGCGCCACCGCGCTGACGCCGTCGGTGTTCTCCGATCCTGATATCGGCATGGCCTGGCAGCGCGCGCTGCACAAGCAGGGCTGGGGCGCGCCTGGCTGGCCCATGGATCACGGCGGCCCGGACTGGACGCCAGCGCAGCGCTGGATCTTCGAGAGCGAATGCGCGCGCGCCGGCGTGCCCAATGTCAACGTGATGGGCGTGAAGATGGTCGGGCCCGTCATCATCGGCTTCGGTTCGCCCGAGCAGAAGAATTTTTACCTGCCGCGCATTCTCTCCGGTGAGGACTATTGGTGCCAGGGCTATTCCGAGCCGGGCTCCGGCTCCGATCTCTCCTCGCTGAAGACCCGCGCGGTGCGCGACGGCGACGATTACATCATCAACGGCACCAAGATCTGGACTACGCATGCACACCACGCCAACCGCATGTTCGCACTCGTGCGCACCAGCGACGGCCCGCGGCAGCAGGACGGCATCAGTTTCATTCTGATCGACATGAAGACCCCGGGGATTACGACGCGCCCCATCCTCACCATCGGCGGCGACCACGAGGTCAACCAGGTATTCTTCGACGACGTGCGCGTGCCCGTGGCCAACCGCGTCGGCGACGAAGGCAAGGGCTGGACCTACGGCAAATACCTGCTCGAGTTCGAGCGCGGCTCGGGCATCGCATCCGCCAAGCTGCGCGAAGGGCTGCGCGCCATCACCGAACTCGCGGAGTCCGATCTCACGGGACGCGCAATCGACAGCCCTGATATCGCGTCCCGCATCTCCGAGGTCGAGATCGACATCGACGCGCTGGAGATGACCGAGCTGCGCGTGCTCTCGGCGCTCCAGACCGGCCAGAATCCCGGCGCGGTGTCATCGATTCTGAAGCTGCGCAACAGCGAGATCCGGCAAGCCGTGACGAAGCTCGGCGTCGACGTGATCGGCCACGATGCCCTCGCCGTCGAACCGATGCGCCCGCTCTACAAGCTCAACCACGAGCCGGCGCTGCCGGAGGACATGCTGACGGTGGTGCCCGAATATCTCAACGGCCGCGCCTACACGATCTTCGGCGGCACGTCGGAGATCCAGCGCGATATTATTGCGAAGATGATGCTGGGGATTTAG